Proteins from a genomic interval of Actinomycetes bacterium:
- the ilvA gene encoding threonine ammonia-lyase, whose protein sequence is MTSSVSLDDVLAAQELLRGVARVTPLEGSRPLAELVGGPVHLKCENLQRAGSFKIRGAYTRLARLSPEERGRGVVAASAGNHAQGVALASSLLGIHATVYMPVGASLPKLTATRGYGADVVLEGHTIDESLAAAREFSARTGAALIHPFDHPDIVAGQGTAGLEILDQCPEVRTVVVCLGGGGLLAGIALAIKSRRPDVRVIGVQAEGAAAWPRSLAAGHPEALTAMSTMADGIAVGCPGEIPFGIVSELVDGVRTVSEESLSKALLLLLERAKLVVEPAGAAAVASILDDPSSVEPPAVAILSGGNVDPLLLLRVIRHGLAAAGRYVSLQVRVPDRPGSLARLLVLLAEQDANVVEVEHLRTDPGLHVDEVAINVQLETRGPQHCHEVIEALVRLGYTVSWQ, encoded by the coding sequence GTGACCTCCTCGGTGAGCCTCGACGACGTGCTCGCCGCCCAGGAGCTGCTCCGCGGAGTCGCCCGGGTCACCCCCCTCGAGGGGTCCCGGCCGCTGGCCGAGCTCGTCGGCGGGCCGGTCCACCTCAAGTGCGAGAACCTGCAGCGCGCCGGGTCGTTCAAGATCCGGGGGGCGTACACCCGGCTGGCGCGGCTCTCCCCAGAGGAGCGCGGCCGCGGGGTGGTCGCGGCCAGCGCGGGCAACCACGCGCAGGGAGTCGCCCTGGCCTCCTCGCTGCTCGGCATCCACGCCACCGTCTACATGCCCGTCGGTGCCTCGTTGCCGAAGCTCACCGCGACCCGTGGCTACGGCGCCGACGTCGTCCTCGAGGGGCACACGATCGATGAGTCCCTGGCGGCCGCCCGGGAGTTCTCGGCCCGCACCGGGGCCGCGCTGATCCACCCCTTCGACCACCCGGACATCGTCGCCGGCCAGGGCACGGCCGGGCTGGAGATCCTCGACCAGTGCCCCGAGGTGCGCACCGTCGTCGTCTGCCTCGGGGGCGGCGGGCTGCTCGCCGGCATCGCGCTCGCGATCAAGAGCCGCCGCCCCGACGTCCGCGTCATCGGGGTCCAGGCCGAGGGCGCAGCGGCGTGGCCCCGCTCGCTCGCCGCCGGCCATCCCGAGGCGCTCACCGCCATGTCCACGATGGCCGACGGCATCGCCGTCGGGTGCCCGGGGGAGATCCCGTTCGGCATCGTCTCGGAGCTGGTGGACGGGGTGCGTACGGTCTCCGAGGAGTCCCTGTCCAAGGCCCTGCTCCTGCTCCTCGAGCGGGCCAAGCTCGTCGTCGAGCCCGCCGGGGCCGCGGCCGTCGCGTCGATCCTCGACGACCCGAGCAGCGTGGAGCCACCGGCCGTGGCCATCCTCTCGGGCGGCAACGTCGACCCGCTCTTGCTGCTACGCGTGATCCGGCACGGCCTCGCCGCCGCCGGCCGGTACGTCTCCCTGCAGGTCCGTGTCCCCGACCGTCCCGGCAGCCTCGCCCGGCTGCTCGTCCTGCTCGCCGAGCAGGACGCGAACGTCGTCGAGGTCGAGCACCTGCGCACCGACCCGGGGCTGCACGTCGACGAGGTGGCGATCAACGTCCAGCTGGAGACGCGCGGCCCGCAGCACTGTCACGAGGTGATCGAGGCACTTGTCCGCCTCGGCTACACAGTGAGTTGGCAATGA
- a CDS encoding cystathionine gamma-synthase, with amino-acid sequence MGEDWSTYGFETRALHAGQEPDPSTGAVVPPIHATSTYKQDGVGGLRGGYEYSRSGNPTRAALETCLAALEGGARGLAFASGLAAEDTLLRTVLEPGAHAVIPDDAYGGTYRLFARVLDRWGVAATPAPLHDVDAVRTALTAQTRVVWVETPTNPLLGIADIEALAAVAHDAGAALVVDNTFASPYLQNPLALGADVVVHSTTKYLGGHSDVVGGALVVADEELGERLAYHQNAMGAVAGPFDAWLVLRGAKTLAVRMDRHCANAARVVDLLAGHSAVSRVYYPGLPEHPGHEVAAKQMRGFGGMVSFRLAGGEQAALRVCERLQVFTLAESLGGVESLVEHPARMTHGSVAGTPLEVPADLVRLSVGLESVADLLADLTQALR; translated from the coding sequence ATGGGCGAGGACTGGTCGACGTACGGCTTCGAGACGCGCGCGCTGCACGCGGGGCAGGAGCCGGACCCGTCGACCGGCGCCGTCGTGCCGCCGATCCACGCGACGTCGACGTACAAGCAGGACGGCGTGGGCGGACTGCGCGGCGGGTACGAGTACTCCCGGTCGGGGAACCCGACCCGCGCCGCGCTGGAGACCTGCCTCGCGGCGCTCGAGGGAGGCGCCCGCGGCCTCGCCTTCGCCTCCGGGCTCGCCGCCGAGGACACGCTGCTGCGCACCGTGCTCGAGCCGGGCGCTCACGCGGTGATCCCGGACGACGCCTACGGGGGGACGTACCGGCTGTTCGCCCGCGTCCTCGACCGGTGGGGCGTGGCCGCCACCCCGGCGCCGCTGCACGACGTCGACGCCGTACGAACCGCGCTGACCGCGCAGACCCGGGTGGTGTGGGTCGAGACCCCCACCAACCCGCTGCTGGGGATCGCCGACATCGAGGCCCTTGCCGCGGTGGCGCACGACGCCGGCGCGGCACTCGTGGTGGACAACACCTTCGCGTCGCCGTACCTGCAGAACCCCCTCGCCCTCGGCGCCGACGTCGTCGTGCACTCGACGACGAAGTACCTCGGCGGCCACTCCGACGTGGTGGGCGGCGCGCTGGTGGTCGCCGACGAGGAGCTGGGCGAGCGGCTGGCCTATCACCAGAACGCGATGGGCGCGGTCGCAGGGCCGTTCGATGCGTGGCTGGTGCTGCGCGGCGCCAAGACCCTCGCGGTGCGCATGGACCGGCACTGCGCGAACGCCGCACGCGTCGTCGACCTGCTGGCCGGCCACTCCGCGGTCTCCCGCGTCTACTACCCCGGTCTGCCGGAGCACCCCGGCCACGAGGTGGCGGCCAAGCAGATGCGCGGCTTCGGCGGCATGGTGTCCTTCCGGCTGGCCGGGGGCGAGCAGGCGGCGCTGCGCGTCTGCGAACGGCTGCAGGTCTTCACCCTCGCGGAGTCCCTGGGCGGCGTCGAGTCGCTGGTCGAGCACCCGGCCCGGATGACGCACGGATCCGTCGCGGGGACGCCGCTCGAGGTCCCCGCGGACCTGGTCCGCCTCTCCGTCGGGCTCGAGAGCGTGGCGGACCTGCTGGCCGACCTCACCCAGGCGCTGCGCTGA
- a CDS encoding glutamate mutase L — protein MSAGGNIVSGDAALLCVDVGSTWTKAALVEVPSGRLLATASTPTTLASDVLEGLEDVRASAEAAAGRAADDVLACSSAGGGLRLAVVGYERVVTAEAGARVGVSAGARVVHVSAGPLDALGLSRLREARPDVVLLVGGTDGGNADVLLHNAKRLAERGPRVPYVVAGNTDVREEVCATLGAGRRTAIPTANVLPRIGILDPMPARLAIREVFVRHVIGGKKLSRGGRFARLVRAATPDAVLTAVELLADGAGEVAGARDVVVVDVGGATTDVYSVLTPDPEESALHREVVEVLWRERTVEGDLGVRWNAPGVVAAAVAERLLEPADTARLEVVAAARAADPGWVPVDDEGRDDDATLARLAMTVALRRHARGVEPGEGGVRRPAKDLRPVRLVVGSGGVLRHADAARRTAVLEPATHDLAGGWKVPSRAAVVVDGRYVLAAAGLLAPDHPEAAARLLAAQLTPTNSPPTNSPPTNSPPTNSPPT, from the coding sequence ATGAGCGCGGGGGGCAACATCGTGTCGGGGGATGCGGCGCTGCTGTGCGTCGACGTCGGGTCGACGTGGACGAAGGCGGCGCTCGTCGAGGTGCCCTCCGGACGGCTGCTCGCCACCGCGAGCACCCCGACGACGCTGGCCAGCGACGTGCTGGAGGGGCTGGAGGACGTCCGCGCGTCCGCCGAGGCCGCGGCCGGGCGGGCTGCCGACGACGTCCTGGCCTGCTCCTCGGCGGGCGGCGGCCTGCGGCTGGCCGTCGTGGGCTACGAGCGGGTCGTCACCGCCGAGGCCGGTGCCCGGGTCGGGGTCTCCGCGGGGGCGCGCGTCGTGCACGTGTCGGCCGGCCCGCTCGACGCCCTCGGCCTGAGCCGGCTGCGCGAGGCGCGGCCGGACGTCGTGCTGCTCGTCGGCGGTACGGACGGCGGCAACGCGGACGTGTTGCTGCACAACGCGAAACGCCTGGCCGAACGTGGGCCGCGCGTGCCATACGTCGTCGCTGGCAACACCGACGTCCGCGAGGAGGTGTGCGCGACGCTGGGGGCGGGGCGGCGTACGGCGATCCCCACCGCGAACGTGCTGCCGCGCATCGGCATCCTCGACCCGATGCCGGCGCGGCTGGCGATCCGCGAGGTGTTCGTCCGGCACGTGATCGGCGGCAAGAAGCTGTCGAGGGGAGGGCGCTTCGCGCGGCTGGTACGTGCCGCCACGCCGGACGCGGTCCTGACGGCGGTCGAGCTCCTCGCCGACGGCGCGGGGGAGGTCGCCGGTGCCCGTGACGTCGTGGTGGTCGACGTCGGGGGCGCGACGACCGACGTCTACTCGGTGCTCACGCCCGACCCGGAGGAGTCGGCGTTGCACCGGGAGGTCGTCGAGGTCCTGTGGCGCGAGCGGACGGTCGAGGGCGACCTCGGTGTGCGCTGGAACGCCCCAGGGGTCGTCGCGGCGGCCGTGGCCGAGCGGCTCCTCGAGCCCGCTGACACCGCGCGCCTGGAGGTGGTGGCGGCAGCCCGGGCCGCCGATCCGGGGTGGGTGCCCGTCGACGACGAAGGCCGCGATGACGACGCGACGCTGGCTCGGCTGGCGATGACCGTGGCGCTGCGCCGGCACGCCCGCGGGGTCGAGCCGGGGGAGGGCGGGGTACGCCGGCCCGCCAAGGACCTGCGCCCGGTACGCCTCGTCGTGGGGTCAGGCGGTGTGCTGCGCCACGCCGACGCGGCGCGACGTACCGCCGTCCTCGAACCCGCCACGCACGACCTCGCCGGCGGCTGGAAGGTGCCGTCGCGGGCCGCCGTGGTCGTCGACGGGCGGTACGTCCTCGCGGCCGCCGGCCTGCTCGCACCCGACCACCCTGAAGCCGCCGCCCGCCTCCTCGCCGCCCAGCTCACCCCGACCAACTCACCCCCTACCAACTCACCCCCGACCAACTCACCCCCGACCAACTCACCCCCGACCTGA
- the msrA gene encoding peptide-methionine (S)-S-oxide reductase MsrA, whose translation MLYGRVKTRMIEPDEALAGRAEPTYAVPTLHAVLGTPIAGPVPAGYEEIFFGLGCFWGAERKFWQVPGVWTTAVGYQGGYTPNPTYDEVCTGRTAHTEAVRVVFDPAKVSLEDLLEVFWTIHDPTQGFRQANDVGTQYRSAVYWTTPEQREVVERTRATYQKAIDGYGYGTITTEVAPAAERPFYYAEDYHQQYLYKNPHGYDCHSSTGVPYPSE comes from the coding sequence ATGCTGTACGGACGCGTGAAGACCCGGATGATCGAGCCGGACGAGGCGCTGGCTGGGCGAGCGGAACCGACGTACGCCGTCCCGACGCTGCACGCCGTCCTCGGGACCCCGATCGCCGGGCCGGTCCCGGCGGGCTACGAGGAGATCTTCTTCGGGCTGGGCTGCTTCTGGGGGGCGGAGCGCAAGTTCTGGCAGGTGCCCGGCGTGTGGACGACCGCGGTCGGCTACCAGGGCGGGTACACCCCGAACCCGACGTACGACGAGGTCTGCACCGGCCGTACCGCGCACACCGAGGCGGTGCGGGTCGTCTTCGACCCGGCGAAGGTGTCGCTGGAGGACCTGCTCGAGGTGTTCTGGACCATCCACGACCCGACGCAGGGCTTCCGGCAGGCCAACGACGTCGGCACCCAGTACCGCTCGGCGGTGTACTGGACGACGCCGGAGCAGCGCGAGGTGGTCGAGCGCACGCGGGCGACGTACCAGAAGGCCATCGACGGGTACGGCTACGGGACCATCACGACCGAGGTCGCGCCGGCCGCGGAGCGTCCGTTCTACTACGCCGAGGACTACCACCAGCAGTACCTGTACAAGAACCCGCACGGCTACGACTGCCACAGCTCGACCGGCGTGCCCTATCCGTCCGAGTAG
- a CDS encoding class I SAM-dependent methyltransferase has product MTQPFDIVRAGYDTIGPRYREWSSASGVRGRWLTRLLDELDPDSLVVDLGCGPGEPATRLLAERHRVIGVDASIVQLSLAREAAPSAMLVQADMTRFALQPCSVDAVASFYALGHVPSRLHAPLFASVARWLRPGGILLTSTPVGTGDDTEPDWLGVEMFFGGIGGTATRDAVREAGLRLETLETVEEDEGDGHLVRFTWIVARRPPWAVSDNSRAGWMGRRATPSTGVRPCRHDVRCQT; this is encoded by the coding sequence GTGACGCAGCCGTTCGACATCGTGCGAGCCGGCTACGACACCATCGGTCCGCGATATCGGGAATGGTCGTCCGCGAGCGGTGTCCGTGGGCGCTGGCTGACCCGACTGCTGGACGAGCTCGATCCCGACTCGCTCGTCGTCGATCTCGGCTGCGGGCCGGGAGAGCCGGCAACCCGACTGCTCGCGGAGCGGCATCGCGTCATCGGCGTCGACGCGTCGATAGTGCAGCTGTCGCTCGCAAGAGAGGCTGCGCCGAGCGCGATGCTGGTGCAGGCGGACATGACCCGCTTCGCCCTCCAGCCGTGCAGCGTCGACGCTGTCGCGTCGTTCTACGCGCTCGGCCATGTGCCATCCCGCCTGCACGCCCCCCTGTTCGCTTCGGTGGCGAGATGGCTTCGTCCGGGAGGGATCCTGCTCACGAGCACTCCGGTCGGGACGGGAGACGACACCGAACCGGACTGGCTCGGAGTGGAGATGTTCTTCGGTGGCATCGGCGGGACAGCGACACGCGACGCTGTGCGTGAGGCCGGGCTTCGGCTCGAGACTCTGGAGACCGTCGAGGAGGACGAAGGGGACGGCCACCTCGTCCGGTTCACCTGGATCGTCGCCAGGAGGCCCCCTTGGGCCGTGAGCGACAACTCACGTGCCGGTTGGATGGGCCGGAGAGCGACACCCTCAACGGGAGTCCGGCCCTGTCGGCACGACGTACGGTGTCAGACGTAG
- a CDS encoding FIST N-terminal domain-containing protein, with protein sequence MSRAAELATTQALLPLGEERPDLACVFVSGVEGDDAEAALRHAADLLDARTVLGCTGHGVIGSARGVEQLPAVSVWTATLPGSRTRSFHLEVLRTDQSLSVVGMPPTDQAGVGLLLADAWTFPVDGFVTRSNATLSGLPLVGGLASGTSGAGSTRLLLDGRVTDRGAVGVLVSGDLTRTVVSQGCRPIGPVMTVTASDGNVLLGLAGRPALERLRAVIAELPEEDQVLAVNGLQVGIAMDEYADEHGYGDFLVRGVLGVDEDRGAVAVGDVVDVGRTVQFQLRDAGAADADLALMLRRFREDGGLAPEGALLVSCNGRGRALFDDAAHDVVAVREGLGTRRVAGFFAAGEIGPVGGRNHVHGLSASMLVVGERT encoded by the coding sequence GTGTCCCGCGCGGCCGAGCTCGCCACCACCCAGGCGCTCCTGCCCCTGGGGGAGGAGCGGCCGGACCTGGCGTGCGTCTTCGTCAGCGGGGTCGAGGGCGATGACGCCGAGGCTGCGCTCCGCCACGCGGCGGACCTCCTCGACGCGCGTACCGTCCTCGGCTGCACCGGGCACGGCGTCATCGGCTCGGCACGAGGGGTCGAGCAGCTCCCGGCGGTCAGCGTGTGGACGGCCACCCTGCCGGGCTCGCGGACCCGCTCCTTCCACCTCGAGGTGCTGCGGACCGACCAGTCGCTGTCGGTCGTCGGGATGCCGCCGACCGACCAGGCCGGGGTCGGCCTGCTGCTGGCCGACGCCTGGACCTTCCCCGTCGACGGGTTCGTCACCCGCAGCAACGCGACCCTGTCCGGACTCCCGCTCGTCGGCGGCCTCGCGTCCGGCACCAGCGGGGCCGGGTCCACACGGCTGCTCCTCGACGGCCGCGTCACCGACCGGGGCGCCGTCGGCGTGCTGGTGTCGGGAGACCTGACGCGCACCGTCGTGAGCCAGGGTTGCCGTCCGATCGGACCGGTCATGACGGTCACCGCCTCCGACGGCAACGTCCTGCTCGGGCTGGCCGGCCGCCCCGCCCTCGAGCGGCTCCGTGCGGTGATCGCCGAGCTGCCCGAGGAGGACCAGGTGCTCGCGGTCAACGGCCTGCAGGTCGGGATCGCCATGGACGAGTACGCCGACGAGCACGGCTACGGCGACTTCCTCGTCCGTGGCGTGCTCGGTGTCGACGAGGACCGCGGTGCGGTCGCCGTCGGGGACGTCGTCGACGTGGGTCGTACCGTCCAGTTCCAGCTGCGCGACGCGGGCGCGGCGGACGCCGACCTCGCGCTCATGCTGCGCCGCTTCCGGGAGGACGGCGGGCTCGCGCCTGAGGGAGCGCTGCTCGTGTCGTGCAACGGGCGCGGGCGCGCGCTGTTCGACGACGCCGCACATGACGTGGTCGCCGTCCGCGAGGGTCTAGGGACGCGTCGGGTCGCCGGGTTCTTCGCCGCGGGGGAGATCGGCCCGGTCGGCGGGCGCAACCACGTGCACGGGCTCTCGGCCTCGATGCTGGTCGTCGGGGAGCGTACGTGA
- a CDS encoding sigma 54-interacting transcriptional regulator: MSDLPTTPPAGLPATLGALRAAGYTHRSVKEEVRANLLARLRAGEDPFPGIVGFDDTVSPELQRALLAGHDIVLLGERGQGKTRLIRTLVGLLDEWTPTIEGSEVNEDPLAPITVWGRRRVAELGDDVAVHWMHRSERYGEKLATPDTSVGDLIGDVDPVKVAEGRTLGDPETVHYGLVPRTNRGIFAVNELPDLAERIQVSLLNVLEERDIQVRGYRLRLPLDLLLVASANPEDYTNRGRIITPLKDRFGAEIRTHYPLRVSDEVRLARQEAHLVATVPEHLVEIVARFTRAVRDSPAVDTRSGVSARFAVAAIETVAASALRRAAITGETPAVARVCDLPAIVPTLRGKVEFEVSEEGRELEVLTHLLRRAEAETFRALLGGAELSGLVERFEEGGTVESGDLVTAAQLLERIGPVEGLGALVGRLGEPDAETPGVVAAAVELALEGLYLNRRLSKETLPGRTVYGSP, encoded by the coding sequence GTGAGCGACCTACCCACCACCCCGCCGGCCGGACTCCCGGCCACCCTCGGCGCCCTGCGGGCCGCCGGCTACACCCACCGCAGCGTCAAGGAGGAGGTCCGCGCGAACCTGCTCGCGCGGCTGCGGGCGGGCGAGGACCCCTTCCCGGGCATCGTCGGCTTCGACGACACGGTCTCCCCCGAGCTCCAGCGGGCCCTGCTCGCCGGGCACGACATCGTGCTGCTCGGCGAGCGGGGCCAGGGCAAGACGCGCCTCATCCGCACCCTCGTGGGGCTGCTGGACGAGTGGACGCCCACGATCGAGGGGTCCGAGGTCAACGAGGACCCGCTGGCCCCTATCACGGTGTGGGGCCGGCGGCGGGTGGCCGAGCTCGGCGACGACGTAGCGGTGCACTGGATGCACCGCAGCGAGCGGTACGGCGAGAAGCTCGCCACCCCCGACACCAGCGTCGGCGACCTCATCGGCGACGTGGACCCGGTGAAGGTGGCCGAGGGCCGGACCCTCGGCGACCCGGAGACGGTGCACTACGGCCTCGTCCCGCGGACCAACCGCGGGATCTTCGCGGTCAACGAGCTGCCCGACCTCGCCGAGCGCATCCAGGTCTCGCTGCTCAACGTGCTGGAGGAGCGCGACATCCAGGTGCGTGGCTACCGGCTGCGCCTCCCGCTCGACCTGCTGCTCGTGGCCAGCGCCAACCCCGAGGACTACACCAATCGCGGGCGCATCATCACCCCGCTGAAGGACCGGTTCGGGGCGGAGATCCGTACCCACTACCCGCTGCGGGTCTCCGACGAGGTACGTCTCGCGCGCCAGGAGGCCCACCTCGTGGCGACCGTGCCCGAGCACCTCGTCGAGATCGTCGCCCGCTTCACCCGCGCCGTCCGCGACTCACCCGCCGTCGACACGCGCTCGGGGGTGTCCGCCCGCTTCGCGGTCGCCGCCATCGAGACCGTCGCGGCCTCCGCCCTGCGCCGCGCAGCGATCACCGGGGAGACGCCAGCCGTCGCGCGGGTGTGCGACCTCCCGGCGATCGTGCCCACGCTGCGCGGCAAGGTCGAGTTCGAGGTGAGCGAGGAGGGGCGCGAGCTCGAGGTGCTCACGCACCTGCTCCGGCGGGCCGAGGCCGAGACGTTTCGCGCGCTGCTCGGCGGCGCGGAGCTGTCGGGGCTGGTCGAGCGGTTCGAGGAGGGCGGCACCGTGGAGAGCGGCGACCTGGTCACCGCCGCGCAGCTCCTCGAGCGCATCGGCCCCGTCGAGGGCCTCGGGGCGCTGGTCGGGCGCCTCGGAGAACCCGACGCGGAGACCCCCGGCGTGGTCGCGGCCGCGGTCGAGCTGGCGCTGGAGGGCCTCTACCTCAACCGGCGCCTGTCCAAGGAGACCCTCCCCGGACGCACCGTCTACGGCAGCCCCTGA
- a CDS encoding MFS transporter has protein sequence MLRRSAPAARRAPLPREVRVLAVVAACVALGFGIVAPAIPLFAKSFDVSNFAASSVISVFALMRFASAFLGGRLVDRLGERLVLGTGIGVVGVSSALAGLSHSFVQLLVLRGVGGAGSALFTVSSTSLLLRVVRTEQRGQASGLVQAGFLVGGIAGPAVGAPLSEWSLRAPFFVYAGTLAVAGTVALVALAHSKLADRAARAPGETPMTFRQAFGFQAYRAALTNNFANGWALFGVRSALVPLFVVQGLGVGRGWTGIGLLCWALVEGLALTPAGRLSDSRGRRPLLLGGGIALMTSATLLALAGTIPTYLLGMAVYGSGSAMLGVSSAAVVGDVIRGRGGRPVAAYQMSADAGTFLGPLVCGALSDAFDFRVAFFVTAGVSLVAFSTVLRMPETRGAYVVSTTPRQPEAHASSEQTSPRPEQTAQRPEQTAPRPEPSAPRPEPIGPAEPEALPADG, from the coding sequence GTGCTGAGGAGGTCGGCCCCTGCGGCGCGGCGGGCTCCGCTGCCCCGCGAGGTGCGCGTGCTTGCGGTGGTGGCCGCCTGCGTCGCCCTCGGGTTCGGCATCGTCGCCCCCGCGATCCCGCTGTTCGCGAAGTCCTTCGACGTCTCCAACTTCGCCGCGTCCTCGGTGATCAGCGTGTTCGCGCTCATGCGCTTCGCCTCGGCCTTCCTCGGCGGCCGACTGGTCGACCGGCTGGGCGAGCGTCTGGTCCTCGGGACCGGGATCGGCGTGGTCGGGGTCTCCAGCGCTCTCGCCGGCCTGTCGCACTCCTTCGTCCAGCTGCTCGTGCTGCGCGGGGTCGGTGGTGCGGGGTCGGCCCTGTTCACGGTGTCCTCGACCAGCCTGCTGCTGCGAGTGGTCCGTACCGAGCAGCGCGGCCAGGCGAGCGGCCTGGTGCAGGCCGGGTTCCTCGTCGGCGGCATCGCCGGGCCGGCGGTCGGGGCGCCGCTGTCGGAGTGGTCGCTGCGGGCGCCGTTCTTCGTGTACGCCGGGACGCTCGCCGTCGCCGGGACCGTCGCGCTGGTCGCGCTCGCGCACAGCAAGCTGGCCGACCGCGCGGCGCGCGCGCCGGGCGAGACGCCGATGACCTTCCGGCAGGCGTTCGGCTTCCAGGCGTACCGCGCGGCGCTGACGAACAACTTCGCCAACGGGTGGGCGCTGTTCGGAGTGCGCTCCGCGCTCGTTCCGCTGTTCGTCGTCCAGGGGCTGGGGGTGGGACGCGGCTGGACGGGTATCGGGTTGCTGTGCTGGGCGCTCGTCGAGGGCCTGGCGCTCACCCCGGCGGGCCGGCTGTCGGACTCCCGAGGGCGGCGCCCGCTGCTGCTGGGCGGCGGCATCGCCTTGATGACGAGCGCGACACTGCTGGCGCTGGCCGGCACGATCCCGACGTACCTGCTGGGAATGGCGGTGTACGGCTCCGGATCGGCCATGCTCGGGGTCTCCTCGGCCGCCGTCGTGGGTGACGTCATCCGGGGCCGGGGCGGGCGGCCGGTGGCGGCGTACCAGATGTCCGCCGACGCGGGGACGTTCCTCGGGCCACTGGTCTGCGGCGCACTGTCGGACGCCTTCGACTTCCGCGTCGCCTTCTTCGTCACGGCCGGGGTCTCGCTGGTCGCGTTCAGCACCGTGCTGCGGATGCCGGAGACCCGGGGGGCGTACGTCGTCTCGACGACTCCGCGCCAGCCGGAGGCCCACGCTTCATCTGAGCAGACGTCACCCCGACCCGAGCAGACCGCCCAGCGGCCCGAGCAGACGGCCCCCCGACCCGAGCCGAGCGCCCCCCGGCCCGAGCCGATCGGCCCGGCCGAGCCCGAGGCTCTCCCCGCCGACGGCTGA
- a CDS encoding DUF2089 domain-containing protein: protein MTPQAAPHAHRTPRDCPVCGERLVIHRLGCEHCGTELSGVFQPCAYCGLPPEDLEALRVFLVSRGNMRELERHLGVSYPTARQRFADLLVRLGFDGDVRPPDPERILTDLAEGRIGIDEAEAILATLRTDEEGPS from the coding sequence GTGACGCCTCAGGCCGCCCCGCACGCCCACCGCACGCCGCGGGACTGCCCGGTCTGCGGCGAGCGACTGGTGATCCACCGGCTCGGCTGCGAGCACTGCGGCACCGAGCTGTCGGGGGTGTTCCAGCCGTGCGCCTACTGCGGGCTGCCGCCCGAGGACCTCGAGGCGCTGCGCGTGTTCCTGGTCTCCCGCGGCAACATGCGCGAGCTCGAGCGTCATCTCGGGGTGAGTTACCCCACCGCTCGCCAGCGCTTCGCGGACCTGCTGGTCCGGCTCGGCTTCGACGGCGACGTACGCCCGCCGGACCCCGAGCGGATCCTCACCGACCTGGCAGAGGGTCGGATCGGCATCGACGAGGCCGAGGCGATCCTGGCGACGCTGCGCACCGACGAGGAGGGACCGTCATGA
- a CDS encoding heavy metal-binding domain-containing protein produces the protein MTQPENPLPAGWYPDPGDPDRTVRWWDGAAWTDRTQPRFLEQPSGAIAAPLVTYDGPPILVSTMNDAPGFVVTQIHGEVFGLVVRARNLFSNFGASLRTIFGGEAKGYTQLLADSRQEALARLRQEAHLLGGNAVLAARFDSSEIANLMSEVAAYGTAVTIRPLGERPPA, from the coding sequence ATGACGCAGCCCGAGAACCCCCTGCCCGCCGGCTGGTACCCGGACCCCGGGGACCCCGACCGCACCGTCCGCTGGTGGGACGGCGCCGCGTGGACCGACCGCACCCAGCCGCGCTTCCTCGAGCAGCCGTCGGGGGCGATCGCGGCGCCGCTGGTCACCTACGACGGCCCGCCGATCCTCGTCTCGACGATGAACGACGCCCCCGGGTTCGTGGTGACCCAGATCCACGGCGAGGTGTTCGGTCTCGTCGTGCGCGCCCGCAACCTGTTCAGCAACTTCGGCGCGTCGCTGCGCACGATCTTCGGCGGGGAGGCCAAGGGCTACACCCAGCTGCTGGCCGACAGCCGGCAGGAGGCGCTGGCCCGGCTGCGCCAGGAGGCGCACCTGCTCGGCGGGAACGCCGTCCTGGCGGCGCGCTTCGACAGCAGCGAGATCGCCAACCTGATGAGCGAGGTGGCCGCGTACGGCACTGCCGTGACGATCCGCCCCCTGGGCGAGCGCCCGCCCGCGTAG